A part of Desulfobacter sp. genomic DNA contains:
- a CDS encoding HNH nuclease family protein, with protein sequence MISKKDNLVQKVLAEQKSRQTGYRERALKMYPWICAHCGREFEGKRVKELTVHHKDHNHDNNPPDGSNWELLCIYCHDNEHSREQVADAYSDEVACSTSTSTGGTNPFAGLGDMLKGKF encoded by the coding sequence ATGATCAGCAAAAAAGATAACCTTGTTCAGAAAGTATTGGCAGAACAAAAGTCTCGTCAAACCGGATATCGAGAGCGTGCTCTTAAGATGTATCCTTGGATCTGTGCTCATTGTGGCCGCGAATTTGAGGGTAAACGAGTCAAGGAACTCACGGTTCACCACAAAGATCATAACCATGACAACAATCCGCCTGATGGGAGTAATTGGGAATTGCTTTGTATCTATTGCCACGACAATGAACATTCCAGGGAACAGGTCGCCGATGCCTATTCTGATGAAGTGGCTTGCAGCACTTCAACCTCCACAGGCGGCACCAATCCCTTTGCAGGGCTTGGTGATATGCTAAAAGGTAAGTTTTAA
- a CDS encoding transporter substrate-binding domain-containing protein — protein sequence MKQILYLFVAGVLMAAVGNSVGIAQNAHQEPLVFTTPIDEGVFTQYQREVLKEVSNRTGIKCTLKELPKKRCLVATNKGVYAGVAARIKGLEKDYQNLRMIRVSHFTVQHILFAKKKNIIETVNDINTLTEHVIKTDCVVGFLRGSKKAQSILSDIPEKKKVVLDSPKEAFKLININRIGAYLAGPGIVNRSILKKQFNQNEIKEVCVLAETQLFPYVHEKYAYVIPILESTLRSMVAEGTLDRIRKALE from the coding sequence ATGAAACAAATTCTTTATTTATTTGTGGCGGGTGTGTTGATGGCCGCTGTGGGTAACTCTGTAGGTATCGCCCAAAATGCACATCAGGAGCCTTTGGTCTTTACGACTCCCATAGATGAAGGTGTGTTCACCCAATATCAGAGAGAAGTCTTAAAAGAAGTCTCTAACAGAACCGGTATAAAATGTACGTTGAAAGAACTCCCGAAGAAACGGTGCCTTGTAGCCACGAACAAAGGCGTATATGCTGGGGTTGCCGCCAGAATAAAAGGATTGGAAAAAGACTATCAGAATTTAAGGATGATCAGGGTATCCCATTTTACAGTTCAGCATATTTTGTTTGCCAAAAAGAAAAATATCATTGAGACAGTTAATGATATAAACACACTTACAGAGCATGTGATAAAAACGGACTGTGTTGTCGGCTTTTTACGAGGAAGCAAAAAAGCGCAAAGCATCCTGTCCGACATTCCAGAAAAGAAAAAAGTGGTCCTTGATTCTCCCAAAGAAGCCTTTAAATTAATTAATATCAACCGCATAGGAGCCTATCTTGCGGGACCGGGAATCGTCAATAGATCTATTTTAAAAAAACAGTTTAATCAAAATGAAATAAAGGAAGTATGCGTTTTGGCCGAAACTCAATTATTTCCTTATGTGCATGAAAAGTATGCCTACGTGATTCCGATACTTGAAAGCACACTTAGATCAATGGTTGCTGAAGGAACGCTGGACAGAATCCGCAAAGCGTTGGAATAA
- a CDS encoding enoyl-CoA hydratase/isomerase family protein: MHNKKCFFGMSQIIDVILDFPIPMVAGMSSNSGPLFLGFSLAVDYRIASKNATLMINPNNSYGIPPASLLSFFLIKNIGPARTMELMLSHPELSIEEAYQLGLVSQIVDEENVESQCIELLNALNPFSRDAISETRCMIQPDKAEINKYIETTHERYLRNIYKMSS, translated from the coding sequence ATGCATAATAAAAAATGCTTTTTCGGCATGTCTCAGATAATAGATGTCATTCTTGATTTTCCCATCCCCATGGTTGCTGGGATGAGTTCCAACAGTGGACCGTTATTTTTAGGATTTTCTTTGGCTGTTGACTATCGAATTGCCTCAAAGAATGCAACCTTAATGATAAACCCCAATAATTCATACGGAATTCCACCTGCAAGCTTGTTATCTTTCTTTCTGATAAAGAATATTGGTCCTGCAAGGACAATGGAACTGATGCTGTCGCATCCGGAACTCAGTATAGAAGAGGCTTACCAATTGGGGTTAGTCTCTCAGATTGTTGACGAAGAAAATGTTGAATCCCAGTGTATTGAATTGTTGAATGCTTTAAATCCTTTTTCCAGGGATGCCATTTCTGAGACACGATGTATGATTCAACCAGATAAAGCTGAGATAAATAAATACATTGAAACAACTCATGAACGTTATCTCAGAAACATATACAAAATGAGTAGCTGA